From one Sardina pilchardus chromosome 6, fSarPil1.1, whole genome shotgun sequence genomic stretch:
- the LOC134082245 gene encoding uncharacterized protein LOC134082245 — translation MLSVDTLIILMINTASGGYLMWYRQKPSGEIEMICSESCLKSRYTVGTSDLPGVGFMTISNTLVTDSGSYIAVSKKKKTRAFLGTSYVNLAVTDHTPRIRLFYGSGIAKTHVFQCEVAGAGADLRGPYWEITELGHVRKMRGVGSEGIDADGRFTRWSMVTLGSDKSFSVTCLSSHNHTTETLRTGTINISQGASVCVFTYFLAPVACALLVLTVVLTVLSARRTRQRGLERDG, via the exons ATGCTCTCAGTGGACACGCTCATCATCTTAATGATCAACACCGCCAGTG GTGGGTACCTCATGTGGTACCGACAGAAACCCAGCGGGGAAATTGAAATGATTTGTTCGGAGTCGTGTCTGAAATCCCGTTACACGGTGGGCACGTCAGACCTCCCCGGTGTAGGATTTATGACGATCTCCAACACACTTGTGACGGATTCCGGGAGTTATATCGCAGTATCGAAGAAGAAAAAGACCAGGGCTTTTTTAGGCACTTCATACGTGAATTTGGCGGTCACAG ATCACACTCCGCGTATTCGTCTGTTCTACGGGTCCGGCATCGCCAAGACGCACGTGTTTCAGTGTGAGGTAGCGGGAGCGGGCGCGGACTTGCGCGGTCCGTACTGGGAGATCACGGAACTCGGGCATGTGCGCAAGATGAGAGGAGTTGGAAGTGAAGGAATAGATGCAGACGGCCGCTTCACACGCTGGTCTATGGTGACATTGGGCTCAGACAAGTCCTTCTCTGTGACTTGTCTTTCTAGCCACAACCACACTACAGAAACGCTCAGAACCGGCACAATTAACATATCTCAAG gtgcgtctgtgtgcgtgttcacCTACTTCCTGGCCCCGGTGGCGTGTGCGCTACTTGTGCTCACCGTGGTGCTGACGGTGCTCTCGGCCCGGAGGACCCGCCAACGTGGGCTGGAAAGAGATGGTTGA